The Halorhabdus sp. BNX81 genome includes a region encoding these proteins:
- a CDS encoding MBL fold metallo-hydrolase, which produces MKLRFLGGAGEVGRSAILVNESLLLDYGMKTETPPQFPVGTVEPEAAVASHGHLDHVGSIPSLLSGDRRPPIHWTPPTRELALTLARDTLKLHGGTYDCPFTEVDVRRVTQVSETHGYRESFEAAGHEVTFFNAGHIPGSAHVLVDDGETRLLYTGDFHTDNQRLVAGTTARPDADVVLTESTYSDVSHEDRATLEERFAESVKTALWEGGTVVIPAFAIGRTQEMLMICEAHDIPCYVDGMGKQVTKMLRRHPEFVRDSDALQRAKSHARFVDGRDGQRKRIAAQNTAIVTTSGMLSGGPAMTYIPEIRDRPVNKIALTGYQVEGTPGRDLLETGSAEIDGQRMPVAAQVESYDFSAHADRDGLHAFLESYRDTPLLVNHGDKCEQYATELAGDGFDATAPSIGETIDI; this is translated from the coding sequence ATGAAGCTCCGGTTTCTGGGCGGCGCTGGCGAGGTGGGCCGGAGTGCGATCCTCGTCAACGAGTCGCTGCTGCTGGATTACGGGATGAAGACCGAGACCCCGCCGCAGTTTCCGGTCGGCACCGTCGAGCCCGAGGCCGCCGTCGCCTCCCACGGCCACCTCGATCACGTCGGCTCGATCCCGTCGCTGCTCTCGGGCGATCGACGCCCGCCGATCCACTGGACGCCGCCGACCCGGGAACTCGCGCTGACGCTCGCCCGGGACACGCTGAAACTCCACGGCGGCACCTACGACTGCCCGTTCACGGAAGTCGACGTCAGGCGCGTCACGCAGGTCAGCGAGACCCACGGCTATCGCGAGTCCTTCGAGGCGGCCGGCCACGAGGTCACCTTCTTCAACGCCGGCCACATCCCCGGCAGCGCCCACGTCCTCGTCGACGACGGCGAGACGCGCCTGCTGTACACCGGCGATTTCCATACTGACAACCAACGCTTAGTCGCAGGCACGACCGCCCGCCCCGACGCGGACGTGGTGCTCACCGAGAGCACCTATTCGGACGTCTCCCACGAGGACCGGGCGACCCTCGAGGAGCGCTTCGCCGAGAGCGTCAAGACGGCGCTGTGGGAGGGCGGCACCGTCGTGATCCCCGCCTTCGCCATCGGTCGCACCCAGGAGATGCTCATGATCTGTGAAGCCCACGACATCCCTTGCTACGTCGACGGGATGGGAAAGCAGGTGACGAAGATGCTCCGCCGGCATCCGGAGTTCGTCCGGGATTCCGACGCTCTCCAGCGCGCCAAATCACACGCCCGGTTCGTCGACGGTCGCGACGGCCAGCGGAAACGCATCGCGGCACAGAACACGGCGATCGTCACCACCAGCGGGATGCTCAGCGGTGGCCCCGCGATGACCTACATCCCCGAAATTCGGGATCGGCCGGTCAACAAGATCGCGCTCACAGGGTATCAGGTCGAGGGGACGCCGGGCCGGGACCTGCTGGAGACGGGCAGCGCCGAGATCGACGGTCAGCGGATGCCAGTCGCCGCGCAGGTCGAGTCCTACGACTTCTCCGCGCACGCCGACCGGGACGGCCTGCACGCGTTTCTCGAATCCTACCGTGACACCCCGCTCCTTGTCAACCATGGGGACAAATGCGAGCAGTACGCGACCGAACTCGCCGGCGACGGTTTCGACGCGACGGCACCCTCGATCGGTGAGACGATCGACATCTGA